In Pseudoduganella albidiflava, a single window of DNA contains:
- the mlaD gene encoding outer membrane lipid asymmetry maintenance protein MlaD: MQRKSLDVWVGLFVVIGVAALMFLALKAGNSGTFSLAKTYEITAKFDNIGSLRPQAAVKASGVVVGRVARIAFDDKSYKAAVTLEMDSTYKFPKDSSAKILTAGLLGEQYVGIEAGGDENNLAQGDRIARTQSAAVLEDLINQFIYSKAAEGKD, translated from the coding sequence ATGCAACGCAAATCTCTGGATGTGTGGGTCGGCCTGTTCGTCGTGATCGGCGTGGCCGCGCTGATGTTCCTGGCCCTGAAGGCGGGCAACAGCGGCACCTTCTCGCTCGCGAAGACGTATGAAATCACCGCCAAGTTCGACAACATCGGCAGCCTGCGTCCGCAGGCGGCCGTGAAGGCGTCGGGCGTGGTGGTCGGTCGCGTGGCGCGGATCGCGTTCGACGACAAATCGTACAAGGCGGCCGTGACGCTGGAGATGGACTCGACGTACAAGTTCCCGAAGGACAGCTCCGCCAAGATCCTCACGGCTGGCCTGCTGGGCGAGCAATATGTCGGTATCGAGGCCGGGGGTGACGAAAACAACCTGGCCCAAGGCGACCGGATCGCCCGTACGCAGTCCGCCGCGGTGCTGGAAGACCTGATCAACCAATTCATCTACAGCAAAGCCGCTGAAGGAAAGGACTGA
- a CDS encoding MlaA family lipoprotein, translated as MRRQTSVLPMLLAAAAAVTLSGCAVGPDKRDPMENWNRAVFNFNDKVDTYALKPVATGYKNVTPSFVQTGVNNFFGNLQDLWTGGNNLLQGKGGDAVSDFGRFALNSTFGLLGLIDIASEAGLQKHKEDFGQTLGRWGVRPGPYMMLPLLGPSTVRDTAGLPLDFAADPWSHKDPTNVRTIGSVVRVVDQRASLLDASSLLEDAALDRYEFVRDGFLQRRQSQVYDGDVPETKAEENVPEQPAVKPTGEGAAQPAT; from the coding sequence ATGCGCCGTCAAACCTCCGTTTTGCCGATGCTGCTCGCCGCGGCCGCGGCAGTCACCCTGAGTGGGTGCGCCGTTGGCCCGGACAAGCGCGATCCGATGGAAAACTGGAACCGCGCCGTCTTCAATTTCAACGACAAGGTCGATACCTATGCGCTGAAACCAGTGGCGACCGGCTACAAGAACGTCACGCCGTCGTTCGTGCAGACCGGCGTGAACAATTTCTTCGGCAACCTCCAGGATCTCTGGACCGGTGGCAATAATCTGCTGCAAGGCAAGGGTGGCGACGCCGTCTCCGACTTTGGCCGTTTCGCCCTCAATTCCACGTTCGGCTTGCTGGGCCTGATCGACATCGCCAGCGAAGCCGGGCTGCAAAAGCACAAGGAAGACTTCGGCCAGACGCTCGGCCGCTGGGGCGTGCGACCCGGCCCGTACATGATGCTGCCGCTGCTGGGCCCGTCCACGGTGCGCGATACCGCCGGCCTGCCACTGGACTTCGCGGCCGATCCGTGGTCGCACAAGGATCCCACCAATGTCCGTACCATCGGCAGCGTGGTGCGCGTGGTCGACCAGCGTGCTTCGCTGCTCGACGCGTCGTCACTGCTGGAAGATGCGGCGCTCGACCGCTACGAGTTCGTGCGCGACGGTTTCCTGCAGCGCCGCCAGAGCCAGGTATATGACGGCGACGTGCCGGAGACCAAGGCGGAAGAAAACGTGCCGGAACAGCCGGCCGTGAAGCCGACCGGCGAAGGCGCAGCGCAGCCGGCCACGTAA
- a CDS encoding MlaC/ttg2D family ABC transporter substrate-binding protein, whose translation MKLIKQLLAVATIAFATTGFAAAQGANEAPDQLVKRISSEVLNTAKNDKEIQAGNTRKVMDLVETKILPYVDFERMTALAAGRYWREATPEQKRALSTEFRTLLIYTYSGALSQVRNETIEFKPLRADAADTEVEVRSQVNMTRGEPVLLNYRVAKTPEGWKIYDINVLGAWLVETYKGTFNTEISKGGIDGLIKTLAAKNKQLANKPLATAKK comes from the coding sequence ATGAAACTGATCAAGCAACTGCTCGCCGTCGCCACGATCGCGTTTGCCACCACCGGCTTCGCCGCGGCACAAGGCGCGAACGAAGCGCCCGACCAACTGGTCAAGCGCATCAGCTCGGAAGTACTGAACACCGCCAAGAACGACAAGGAAATCCAGGCTGGCAACACCCGCAAGGTGATGGACCTGGTGGAAACCAAGATCCTGCCGTACGTGGATTTCGAGCGCATGACCGCGCTGGCTGCCGGCCGCTACTGGCGTGAAGCCACGCCGGAACAGAAGCGCGCGCTGTCCACCGAATTCCGCACGCTGCTGATCTACACGTATTCCGGCGCCCTGTCGCAGGTGCGCAACGAGACGATCGAATTCAAGCCGCTGCGCGCCGATGCGGCCGACACCGAAGTGGAAGTGCGTTCGCAGGTCAACATGACCCGCGGCGAACCGGTGCTGCTGAACTACCGCGTCGCGAAGACGCCGGAAGGCTGGAAGATCTACGACATCAACGTGCTGGGCGCCTGGCTGGTGGAAACCTACAAGGGCACCTTCAACACCGAGATCAGCAAGGGCGGCATCGATGGCCTGATCAAGACGCTGGCCGCGAAGAACAAGCAGCTGGCAAACAAGCCGCTGGCAACCGCCAAGAAGTAA
- a CDS encoding STAS domain-containing protein — translation MNDSSNNMLSLTALTVDNATAALEHGLAALQAGQSEFDMRNVVAVDSAAVSVMLAWQRAAHAAGITLRLVNLPPMLQSLTKLYGVCSLVSPQACETAELHHH, via the coding sequence ATGAACGACAGCTCGAACAACATGCTGTCCCTGACCGCGCTGACCGTCGATAACGCCACGGCGGCGCTGGAACACGGCCTGGCCGCGCTGCAGGCCGGCCAGAGCGAATTCGACATGCGCAACGTGGTGGCCGTCGATTCGGCCGCCGTCTCAGTCATGCTGGCGTGGCAACGCGCCGCCCACGCGGCCGGCATCACGCTGCGCCTCGTGAACCTGCCGCCGATGCTGCAAAGCCTGACCAAGCTGTATGGCGTCTGTTCGCTGGTATCGCCGCAAGCCTGCGAGACCGCCGAACTGCATCACCATTGA
- the mlaE gene encoding lipid asymmetry maintenance ABC transporter permease subunit MlaE → MIGRRVLAGVGNTVRDYVESVGYAARTFFTMLGLSPGMMRRPHLVIEQLHFIGNYSMLIITLSGLFVGMVLGLQGYYTLNKYGASESLGLLVALGLTRELGPVITGLLFAGRAGTSLTAEIGLMKAGEQLSAMEMMAVNPIQRVLAPRFWAGVIAVPLLASIFSAVGILGGYLVGVGLIGVDAGAFWSQMEAGIDLWKDVGNGFVKSVVFGIAITFIALYQGYETRPTPEDVAGATTRTVVVSSLMIWWLDFMLTALMFSK, encoded by the coding sequence ATGATCGGCCGCCGCGTTCTTGCCGGCGTCGGCAATACCGTGCGCGATTACGTGGAAAGCGTCGGCTACGCCGCGCGCACCTTCTTCACCATGCTGGGCCTGTCGCCGGGCATGATGCGCCGGCCCCACCTCGTCATCGAGCAGCTGCACTTCATCGGCAATTATTCGATGTTGATCATTACGCTGTCCGGCCTGTTCGTCGGCATGGTGCTGGGCTTGCAGGGTTACTACACGCTGAACAAGTACGGCGCTTCCGAATCGCTGGGCTTGCTGGTGGCGCTGGGGCTGACCCGCGAACTGGGGCCGGTCATCACGGGCCTGCTGTTCGCCGGCCGGGCCGGCACGTCGCTGACGGCCGAGATCGGCCTGATGAAGGCCGGCGAGCAATTGTCCGCCATGGAAATGATGGCCGTGAACCCGATCCAGCGCGTGCTGGCACCGCGCTTCTGGGCCGGCGTGATCGCCGTGCCGCTGCTCGCGTCGATTTTCTCCGCGGTCGGTATCCTGGGCGGTTACCTGGTCGGGGTCGGGCTGATCGGCGTCGATGCCGGCGCATTCTGGTCCCAGATGGAGGCCGGCATCGACCTGTGGAAGGACGTCGGCAACGGTTTCGTCAAGAGCGTGGTGTTCGGTATCGCGATCACCTTCATTGCCCTGTACCAGGGCTACGAGACGCGGCCGACGCCGGAAGACGTGGCCGGTGCCACAACCCGCACGGTGGTCGTGTCGTCGCTGATGATCTGGTGGCTGGACTTCATGCTGACGGCGCTGATGTTCAGCAAATAA
- a CDS encoding glutamate synthase subunit beta — translation MGKITGFMEFQRQDESYLAPESRLKNYKEFVLKLTDEQAKVQGARCMDCGIPFCNTGCPVNNIIPDWNDLVYRHHYRQALDVLHSTNNFPEFTGRICPAPCESACTLGINNDPVGIKSIEHKIIDEGWEHGWVKPQPADHKTGKKVAIIGSGPAGLAAAQQLARAGHDVTVFEKSDRAGGLLRYGIPDFKLEKFHIDRRIEQMEAEGVKFRMNTLVGKDFPANVNNWAKETIFPEDLEKEFDAVVIAGGAEQPRDLPVPGRELKGVHFAMDFLPLQNKVNAGDKVKDQIKATGKHVVVIGGGDTGSDCVGTSNRHGAAAITQFELMPMPPEQENKPLVWPYWPTKLRTSSSHEEGCERDWAVATKRLEGKNGKVEKLVACRVEWKDGKMAEVPDSEFEMKADLVLLAMGFVSPVQQVLEAFGIEKDGRGNARAATEGSNAYVTSKPGIFAAGDIRRGQSLVVWAIREGRQCARAVDEYLMGHSVLPR, via the coding sequence ATGGGAAAAATCACCGGTTTCATGGAATTCCAGCGCCAGGACGAAAGCTACCTGGCCCCGGAATCGCGCCTGAAGAACTACAAGGAGTTCGTGCTCAAGCTGACGGACGAGCAGGCCAAGGTGCAGGGCGCACGCTGCATGGATTGCGGCATCCCGTTCTGCAACACGGGCTGCCCGGTCAACAACATCATCCCCGACTGGAACGACCTGGTGTACCGCCACCACTACCGCCAGGCGCTGGACGTGCTGCACTCGACCAACAACTTCCCGGAGTTCACCGGCCGTATCTGCCCGGCGCCGTGCGAAAGCGCCTGCACGCTGGGCATCAACAACGACCCGGTGGGCATCAAGTCGATCGAGCACAAGATCATCGACGAAGGCTGGGAACACGGCTGGGTCAAGCCGCAGCCGGCCGACCACAAGACGGGCAAGAAAGTGGCCATCATCGGTTCCGGTCCTGCCGGCCTGGCGGCTGCCCAGCAGCTGGCGCGCGCCGGCCATGACGTGACCGTGTTCGAGAAGTCGGACCGCGCCGGCGGCCTGCTGCGCTACGGCATCCCCGACTTCAAGCTGGAAAAGTTCCACATCGACCGCCGCATCGAACAGATGGAAGCGGAAGGCGTGAAATTCCGCATGAACACGCTGGTGGGCAAGGATTTCCCCGCCAACGTGAACAACTGGGCCAAGGAAACCATCTTCCCGGAAGACCTGGAAAAGGAATTCGACGCCGTGGTGATCGCCGGTGGCGCGGAACAGCCGCGTGACCTGCCGGTGCCGGGCCGCGAACTGAAGGGTGTCCACTTCGCGATGGACTTCCTGCCGCTGCAGAACAAGGTCAACGCCGGCGACAAGGTGAAAGACCAGATCAAGGCCACCGGCAAGCACGTGGTCGTGATCGGTGGCGGCGATACGGGTTCCGACTGCGTGGGCACGTCGAACCGCCACGGCGCCGCGGCCATCACGCAGTTCGAACTGATGCCGATGCCGCCGGAACAGGAAAACAAGCCGCTGGTGTGGCCGTATTGGCCGACCAAGCTGCGCACCTCGTCGTCGCACGAAGAAGGTTGCGAGCGCGACTGGGCGGTGGCCACCAAGCGCCTGGAAGGCAAGAACGGCAAAGTCGAGAAGCTGGTCGCCTGCCGCGTCGAGTGGAAAGACGGCAAGATGGCCGAAGTGCCGGATTCGGAATTCGAGATGAAGGCCGACCTGGTGCTGCTGGCGATGGGCTTTGTCTCGCCGGTGCAACAGGTGCTGGAAGCCTTCGGCATCGAAAAAGACGGCCGCGGCAATGCCCGCGCCGCCACCGAAGGCAGCAATGCCTACGTCACCAGCAAGCCCGGCATCTTCGCCGCCGGCGACATCCGCCGCGGCCAGTCGCTGGTCGTGTGGGCCATCCGCGAAGGCCGCCAGTGCGCCCGCGCGGTGGACGAGTACCTGATGGGCCACTCCGTCCTGCCACGCTGA
- a CDS encoding glutamate synthase-related protein produces the protein MNAQGLYDPANEHDACGVGFVAHIKGQKSHSIIEQGLQILKNIDHRGAVGADKLMGDGAGILIQIPDQFYRDEMGKQGVELPPPGEYGVGMVFLPKESASRIACEQEIERAVRIEGQVVLGWRNVPVDTEMPMSPLVRAKEPVIRQIFIGRGADIMVTDALERKLYVIRKSSGHAIQALKLQHGNEFFVPSMSARTVVYKGLLLADQVGVYYRDLQDPRCISALALVHQRFSTNTFPEWPLAHPYRLIAHNGEINTVKGNFNWMRAREGVMKSAVLGDDLQKLFPLIYEGQSDTACFDNALELLLMAGYPLAQAMMMMIPEAWENHTLMDDNRKAFYEYHAAMMEPWDGPAAMAFTDGRYIGGTLDRNGLRPARYIVTDDDLVVMASESGVLPIPESKIIQKWRLQPGKMFLIDLEAGRIIDDKELKDTYANAKPYKAWINAVRIKLNSLKLAESQLHQNAAKYTAQGEKLPASLLDRQQAFGYTQEDLRFLLAPMAAAGEEATGSMGNDSPLAVMSNKLKPLYNYFKQLFAQVTNPPIDPIREAMVMSLVSFIGPKPNLLDTNNVNPPMRLEVSQPVLSFDDMARLRHISGHTGGKFKSYELSICYPLAWGKEGVEASLASLCAEAVDAIKSGHNILIVSDRAVCADRVAIPALLATSAIHQHLVSKGLRASTGLVVETGSARETHHFALLAGYGAEAVHPYLAMETLAEMAHAMPGDLTPETALYNYTKAVGKGLMKVMSKMGISTYMSYCGAQIFEAVGLNKAVVQKYFKGTASNVEGIGLFEIADEALRLHNLAFGNDPVLAESLDAGGEYAYRVRGEDHLWTPDAIAKLQHSTRANNFNTYKEYAQIINDQSRRHLTLRGLFEFKIDPSKAIPLEEVEPAKEIVKRFATGAMSMGSISTEAHATLAIAMNRIGGKSNTGEGGEDPNRFKAELKGIPIKQGATMADVIGKDQVVVDIPLLEGDSLRSKIKQVASGRFGVTAEYLNSADQIQIKMAQGAKPGEGGQLPGHKVSGYIATLRFAVPGVGLISPPPHHDIYSIEDLAQLIHDLKNVNPRASISVKLVSEVGIGTVAAGVSKAKADHVVVAGHDGGTGASPLSSVKHAGTPWELGLAETQQTLVLNGLRNRIRVQADGQMRTGRDVVIAALLGADEIGFATAPLVVEGCIMMRKCHLNTCPVGVATQDPVLRAKFQGKPEHVVNYFFFVAEEARQLMAQLGIRTYDELIGRSDLLDKSKAITHWKAQGLDFSAIFYQPRVNEGLCMYHNEEQEHGLENALDHKLIAQAKAALEKGERVSFISPVKNRNRTVGTMLSGEVAARYGHAGLPDDTIHIQLQGTAGQSACAFLAHGITIDLVGEGNDYVGKGLSGGRIIVRPNTEFRGWAVNNIIIGNTVLYGAIAGEAFFNGVAGERFAVRNSGATAVVEGTGDHGCEYMTGGTVVVLGHTGRNFAAGMSGGIAYVYDPDGDFEKRCNLSMVSLEEVLPAADHDDKSTWHAQHRNGTPESDEAILKRLIERHFKHTGSTRARLLLDNWAESRGKFVKVFPNEYKRALVELADNASIEAETQAIAA, from the coding sequence ATGAACGCGCAAGGTTTGTACGACCCAGCCAACGAACACGATGCCTGCGGTGTCGGCTTCGTAGCCCATATCAAAGGCCAGAAAAGCCATTCGATCATCGAACAGGGTCTGCAGATCCTGAAGAACATCGACCACCGCGGCGCCGTGGGTGCCGACAAGCTGATGGGCGACGGTGCCGGCATCCTGATCCAGATCCCGGACCAGTTCTACCGCGACGAGATGGGCAAGCAGGGCGTGGAACTGCCGCCGCCGGGTGAATACGGCGTGGGCATGGTGTTCCTGCCGAAGGAAAGCGCGTCGCGCATCGCATGCGAACAGGAAATCGAGCGCGCCGTGCGCATCGAAGGCCAGGTCGTGCTGGGCTGGCGCAACGTGCCGGTCGATACGGAAATGCCGATGTCGCCGCTGGTGCGTGCGAAAGAGCCGGTGATCCGCCAGATCTTCATCGGCCGCGGCGCCGACATCATGGTGACCGATGCACTGGAACGCAAGCTCTACGTGATCCGCAAGTCGTCCGGCCACGCGATCCAGGCGCTGAAGCTGCAGCACGGTAACGAATTCTTCGTGCCGTCGATGTCGGCCCGCACGGTCGTCTACAAGGGTCTGCTGCTGGCCGACCAGGTCGGCGTGTACTACCGCGACCTGCAGGATCCGCGCTGCATCTCCGCGCTGGCACTGGTGCACCAGCGCTTCTCCACGAACACCTTCCCGGAATGGCCGCTGGCTCACCCGTACCGCCTGATCGCGCACAACGGCGAGATCAACACGGTCAAGGGCAATTTCAACTGGATGCGCGCCCGCGAAGGCGTGATGAAGTCCGCCGTGCTGGGCGACGACCTGCAGAAGCTGTTCCCGCTGATCTATGAAGGCCAGTCCGACACCGCCTGCTTCGACAACGCGCTGGAACTGCTGCTGATGGCGGGCTACCCGCTGGCGCAAGCGATGATGATGATGATCCCGGAAGCGTGGGAAAACCACACGCTGATGGACGACAACCGCAAGGCGTTCTACGAATACCACGCCGCGATGATGGAGCCGTGGGACGGCCCCGCCGCGATGGCCTTCACCGACGGCCGCTACATCGGCGGCACGCTGGACCGCAATGGCCTGCGCCCGGCCCGCTACATCGTCACGGATGACGACCTGGTGGTGATGGCATCCGAATCGGGCGTGCTGCCGATCCCGGAATCGAAGATCATCCAGAAATGGCGCCTGCAGCCGGGCAAGATGTTCCTGATCGACCTGGAAGCCGGCCGCATCATCGACGACAAGGAGCTGAAGGATACGTACGCCAACGCCAAGCCGTACAAGGCATGGATCAACGCTGTCCGTATCAAGCTGAACAGCCTGAAACTGGCTGAAAGCCAGCTGCACCAGAACGCCGCCAAGTACACGGCCCAGGGTGAAAAGCTGCCGGCATCGCTGCTGGACCGCCAGCAGGCGTTCGGCTACACCCAGGAAGACCTGCGTTTCCTGCTGGCGCCGATGGCCGCCGCCGGTGAAGAAGCCACCGGTTCGATGGGCAACGACTCGCCGCTGGCCGTCATGTCCAACAAGCTCAAGCCGCTGTATAACTACTTCAAGCAGCTGTTCGCCCAGGTGACCAACCCGCCGATCGACCCGATCCGCGAAGCGATGGTGATGTCGCTGGTGTCGTTCATCGGCCCGAAACCGAACCTGCTGGACACCAACAACGTCAACCCGCCGATGCGCCTCGAAGTGTCGCAGCCGGTGCTGTCGTTCGACGACATGGCGCGCCTGCGCCACATCAGCGGCCACACCGGCGGCAAGTTCAAGTCGTACGAACTGTCGATCTGCTACCCGCTGGCCTGGGGCAAGGAAGGCGTGGAAGCGTCGCTGGCATCGCTGTGTGCGGAAGCCGTCGACGCGATCAAGTCCGGCCATAACATCCTGATCGTGTCCGACCGCGCCGTGTGCGCCGACCGCGTGGCGATCCCGGCATTGCTGGCAACGTCCGCGATCCACCAGCACCTGGTCAGCAAGGGCCTGCGCGCTTCCACCGGCCTGGTCGTGGAAACCGGTTCGGCCCGCGAAACGCACCACTTCGCGCTGCTGGCGGGCTATGGCGCCGAAGCCGTGCACCCGTACCTGGCAATGGAAACGCTGGCCGAGATGGCCCACGCGATGCCGGGCGACCTGACGCCGGAAACCGCGCTGTACAACTACACCAAAGCGGTCGGGAAGGGCCTGATGAAGGTGATGTCGAAGATGGGCATCTCCACCTATATGTCGTACTGCGGCGCGCAGATCTTCGAAGCGGTGGGCCTGAACAAGGCGGTCGTGCAGAAGTACTTCAAGGGCACCGCGTCGAACGTGGAAGGTATCGGCCTGTTCGAGATCGCCGACGAGGCGCTGCGCCTGCATAACCTGGCCTTCGGCAACGACCCGGTGCTGGCCGAGTCGCTGGATGCGGGCGGCGAATACGCCTACCGCGTGCGCGGCGAAGACCACCTGTGGACGCCGGACGCGATCGCCAAGCTGCAGCACTCGACCCGCGCCAACAACTTCAACACCTATAAAGAGTACGCGCAGATCATCAACGACCAGAGCCGCCGCCACCTGACGCTGCGCGGCCTGTTCGAGTTCAAGATCGATCCGTCGAAGGCGATCCCGCTGGAAGAAGTCGAGCCGGCCAAGGAGATCGTCAAGCGTTTCGCCACCGGCGCCATGTCGATGGGTTCCATCTCCACCGAGGCGCACGCCACGCTGGCGATCGCCATGAACCGTATCGGCGGCAAGTCGAACACGGGCGAAGGCGGCGAAGATCCGAACCGCTTCAAGGCCGAGCTGAAAGGCATCCCGATCAAGCAGGGCGCGACGATGGCCGATGTCATCGGCAAGGACCAGGTCGTGGTCGACATTCCGCTGCTGGAAGGCGACTCGCTGCGCTCGAAGATCAAGCAGGTGGCGTCCGGCCGCTTCGGCGTGACGGCGGAATACCTGAATTCCGCGGACCAGATCCAGATCAAGATGGCGCAGGGCGCCAAGCCGGGCGAAGGCGGCCAGCTGCCGGGCCACAAGGTGTCGGGCTACATCGCCACGCTGCGTTTCGCGGTGCCGGGTGTCGGCCTGATCTCGCCGCCGCCGCACCACGACATCTACTCGATCGAAGACCTGGCGCAGCTGATCCACGACCTGAAGAACGTGAACCCGCGCGCTTCGATCTCCGTGAAGCTGGTGTCGGAAGTGGGTATCGGCACCGTGGCCGCCGGCGTCTCGAAAGCCAAGGCGGACCACGTGGTGGTGGCCGGCCATGACGGCGGTACCGGCGCCTCGCCGCTGTCGTCTGTGAAGCATGCCGGCACGCCGTGGGAGCTGGGCCTCGCAGAGACTCAGCAAACGCTGGTGCTGAACGGCCTGCGCAACCGGATCCGCGTGCAGGCCGACGGCCAGATGCGTACCGGCCGCGACGTGGTCATCGCCGCGCTGCTGGGCGCCGACGAAATCGGCTTCGCCACCGCGCCGCTGGTCGTCGAAGGCTGCATCATGATGCGCAAGTGCCACCTGAACACCTGCCCGGTGGGCGTGGCCACGCAGGACCCGGTGCTGCGCGCCAAGTTCCAGGGCAAGCCGGAACACGTGGTGAACTACTTCTTCTTCGTTGCCGAGGAAGCGCGTCAACTGATGGCGCAGCTGGGCATCCGCACGTACGATGAACTGATCGGCCGTTCCGACCTGCTGGACAAGTCGAAGGCGATCACGCACTGGAAGGCGCAGGGCCTGGACTTCTCCGCCATCTTCTACCAGCCGCGGGTCAACGAAGGCCTGTGCATGTACCACAACGAAGAGCAGGAGCACGGCCTGGAAAACGCGCTCGATCACAAGCTGATCGCGCAAGCCAAGGCCGCGCTGGAGAAGGGCGAACGCGTATCGTTCATCTCGCCGGTGAAGAACCGCAACCGCACCGTGGGCACGATGCTGTCCGGTGAAGTGGCGGCGCGCTACGGCCACGCCGGCCTGCCGGACGACACGATCCACATCCAGCTGCAGGGTACCGCCGGCCAGTCGGCCTGCGCATTCCTGGCGCATGGCATCACGATCGACCTGGTGGGTGAAGGCAACGACTACGTGGGCAAGGGCCTGTCGGGCGGCCGCATCATCGTGCGTCCGAATACCGAGTTCCGCGGCTGGGCCGTCAACAACATCATCATCGGCAACACGGTGCTGTACGGCGCGATCGCCGGCGAAGCCTTCTTCAACGGCGTGGCAGGCGAACGTTTCGCGGTGCGTAACTCGGGTGCCACGGCCGTCGTCGAAGGCACGGGCGACCACGGTTGCGAATACATGACCGGCGGTACCGTGGTCGTGCTGGGCCACACGGGCCGCAACTTCGCGGCGGGCATGTCGGGCGGTATCGCCTACGTGTACGACCCGGACGGCGATTTCGAGAAGCGCTGCAACCTGTCGATGGTCAGCCTGGAAGAAGTGCTGCCGGCCGCCGACCACGACGACAAGTCGACCTGGCACGCCCAGCATCGCAACGGCACGCCGGAATCGGACGAAGCGATCCTGAAGCGCCTGATCGAACGCCACTTCAAGCACACCGGCAGCACGCGCGCCCGCCTGCTGCTGGATAACTGGGCCGAAAGCCGTGGCAAGTTCGTGAAAGTGTTCCCGAACGAATACAAGCGCGCTCTGGTCGAACTGGCGGATAACGCCTCGATCGAAGCTGAAACCCAGGCCATCGCCGCGTAA
- a CDS encoding ABC transporter ATP-binding protein → MANLVEIRDLHFSYGKRPILAGLHMDFQKGKVVAVMGGSGSGKTTVLRLIGGQIRPSKGQVSVDGQVVHTLKTKELYLLRRKMGMLFQHGALFTDLTVFENVAFPLREHTDLPEELIRDLVLMKLNAVGLRNAAPLKPGEISGGMARRVALARSIALDPQLIMYDEPFAGLDPISMGVTANLIRNLNDALGSTSILVSHDVKESFTIADYVYFLSQGKIVAHGTPAEMMVSTDPYVKQFVHAEADGPVPFHYPGKSLADDLGLGVRK, encoded by the coding sequence GTGGCAAACCTCGTTGAAATCCGCGATCTGCACTTCTCGTATGGGAAGCGCCCCATCCTGGCGGGGCTTCACATGGACTTCCAGAAAGGGAAGGTCGTGGCGGTCATGGGCGGCTCGGGCAGTGGCAAGACGACGGTATTGCGCCTGATCGGCGGGCAGATCCGGCCCAGCAAGGGCCAGGTCAGCGTGGATGGCCAGGTCGTCCACACGCTGAAAACCAAGGAATTGTATTTGTTGCGCCGCAAGATGGGCATGCTGTTCCAGCACGGCGCGCTGTTCACCGACCTCACCGTATTTGAAAACGTGGCGTTCCCGCTGCGCGAGCACACGGACTTGCCGGAAGAGCTGATCCGCGATCTCGTGCTGATGAAGCTGAACGCAGTCGGCCTGCGCAACGCGGCGCCGCTGAAGCCGGGCGAGATTTCCGGCGGCATGGCGCGCCGGGTGGCGCTGGCCCGCTCGATCGCGCTGGATCCGCAACTGATCATGTATGACGAGCCCTTCGCCGGCCTCGACCCGATTTCGATGGGCGTGACGGCGAACCTGATCCGCAACCTGAACGATGCGCTCGGTTCCACCAGCATCCTGGTGTCGCACGACGTCAAGGAATCGTTCACCATCGCGGATTACGTGTATTTCCTGTCGCAGGGCAAGATCGTGGCCCACGGCACGCCGGCTGAAATGATGGTATCGACCGACCCATACGTCAAACAATTCGTGCATGCCGAGGCGGATGGCCCGGTGCCGTTCCATTATCCGGGCAAGTCGCTGGCCGACGACCTGGGCCTGGGAGTGCGCAAATGA